The stretch of DNA GAGCACGATGCCGAGCGGCACCACGGAGGTGATGGTGTTCATGACCGGATTGGACGGCTCGACGCCGGTGATGATCGGCGTGATGCGCAGGGTCCGCGGCCCGGGCGAGGTCACGAGCGGATAGTCGGACGGGATCGCCTCGCGCAGGACGCGGCTGAAGTACTCGGCCAGGATGCGCAGCTGGTCGGGCGGGACCGAGGCCGTGGCGGGATCGTAGCCCGGAATGCGGCACTGCGCGGGATCGAGGATGAACCGGTCGTAGTCCGCCAGGGTCGCGCCTGGCTTGCGCCAGGCCTCGCCGTCCTTCACGTCCAGGACCTTCTCCATCCCGGCCACGGACGAGGGCGGAGGCTGGGGCTTCTGCCTGCTCGAGCAGGCGGATGCCAGGAGAAGAGCGCACACGATGAGCCAGGCGAACGACTTCATGGCGGACCTCCGATCCAGGGCACGTTGCGTGCCGCGTCTGAAAGTATCCCCCCGCCTCGGATTCGCGCGGTCCATGGCAGACCGCACAATGGACCTCGCTTTTCGATATGCACGGTTTTCTGAAAAGAGAAAAGGGAAATCCCGTTGCCGCACGGAGGCCCCGGCCGAGGCGGCGGCGAGGCCGAGGCAGCTCGCGGATGCCCGTCGTTCGACAGGGAGGCAGGAACGGGGGAGAAGCGGGGGGGACGGGCCGACCGACGGGGGCCCCCCCTCGCCGCGCCGCTTCCGCCGGGAATCAGTCCGAGGCGTCCCTGTAGCCGTGGGCGAAGCCGGGATCATAGAGCCTGGAGCGCTCTGCCGTGCGCCGCGGCAGGACGAGGAACACGGCCTGGCGGCCGATGTGCCTGCTGCGCGCCGCGTTCGGGAACGCGGCCAGGGTGGAGGGGATGAGCTCCTGCTCCGGCCAGCCGACCTTGTGCGCGATGTGCACGGCAGTGTCCTCGGGCAGCCCGGCGGCGCGCAGCTCGGCCTGCAGCGCCTCGGGCTCGGCGGCCGAGAGGTAGACGGCCATGGTCGCTTGGTGCGCGGCGAGCGAGCGCAGCGACTCGCTCTCGGGCACCGGCGTGCGCCCGGCCAGGCGGGTGATGATCACGCTCTGGCTGCCGCCCGGCAGGGTCAGGGGCGTGCCCGCGGCGGCCGCCGCGGCGAAGGCCGCGGTCACGCCGGGCACGACCTCCCAGGGAATGTTGTCGCGGTCCAGGAGTTCCGTCTGCTCGGCCACGGCGCCGTAGAGCGAGGGATCGCCGGTGTGCACGCGCGCGGCGAGCCCGCCGCCCCGGGCGCAGTCGCGCAGCAGGGCGTGGGTCTGCTCCAGGGTCATGGGCGCGGAGTCCAGGACCTGCACGCCGGGCCGCGCGCCCGCGAGCACGGCGCGCGGCACCAGGGAGCCCGCATAGAGCACGAGGTCGGCCTCGCCGATCAGGCGGTGGCCCTTGAGGGTGACGAGCTCGGGATCGCCCGGCCCGGCGCCGACGAAGACGACGCGGCCGGTGCTCACGCCTCGTCCCGTGCGGGCGCGGCGGCGGAGGCGGCCAGCACCGAGGAGGGCGGCGAGAGCGCCAGCTCGGCCAGGGCGTTCACCGTGCAGGCGGCCAGGGCCGAGCCGCCCTTGCGGCCCTCGATGGCGATCCAGGGGATGTCGGTGCGGGCCATGAGCAGGTCCTTGGACTGCTCGGCGTTGACGAAGCCCACGGGCATGCCCACGATGAGCGCGGGCCGCACCCGGCCCGCGTCCAGCAGGTCGAGCAGGCGCAGGAGCGCCGTGGGCGCGTTGCCCACGGCCCAGATGACCGGCCCCTCCAGGCTCGCCGCGCGCTCCACGGCCACGTGGGCCCGCGTGAGCCCGCGCCGTTTGGCCTCGTGGGCCACCTCGGGGTCGTTCATCAGGCAGAGCACGCGGCAGCCGAAGGGCTCCAGGCGGCGCGGCGGGATGCCCGCGGCGGCCATGCGCGTGTCCGTGACGATGGAGGCGCCCGCGCGGATGGCGGTGAGCCCGGCGAGCACGGCGTGGGGATGGAAGCGGACGTGGTCCAGCAGCTCGAAGTCGGCCGTGGTGTGCACCATGCGCCGGGCTACGGCCCACTGCGCGCCCTCGAAGGGCCTGGGCTCGGGCACCAGGGAGTCGATGATCTCCATGGAGCGGCGCTCGATGGCCTCGGGCTCGAAGACGGGGTCCAGTTCGGCCGCTGAAAGAGCGGAATGCTCGGTATCTGCTTCGCTGGTCATGGAACGTTCCTTTGAAAAGTCCGTGAAGAAGGCGGGATAGGGCGAGGATACGGCAAACGGGGAGGAGGCGAAAGGCTTTTCAGGCCGCCCCGGTCTCCGTCCCGGCGAAGGAGCTGAGGATGCGGCGCAGCGCCGAGGCCTCCACCGGCTTGGTCAGGTAGTCGTCCATGCCCGCGGCGAGGAAGCGCTCCCGGTCGCCGTGCATGGCGTGGGCCGTGAGCGCGATGACCGGCACGTCCGGCCTGCCCGCCCGGCCCTCGCGGATGGCCCGCGTGGCCTCCAGGCCGTCGCGGCCGGGCATCTGCACGTCCATGAGCACCAGGTCCACGTCGTGCTCGCGCAAAAGCGCCAGGGCCCGCTCGCCGTCCTCGGCCGCGAACACGCTGTGCCCGTCCCGCTCCAGGAGGCGCCGCGCCACGAGGGTGTTCACGCGGTCGTCGTCCGCCAGGAGGATGCGCAGCTGCCTGCCCGGCGCACCGGGCGCGGCCTGCGCGGCAAGCGGAGCGGGCACGGCCGGGGCCTTGGCCCAGGACGCGACCGCGAGCGGCAGGGTCACGGTGAAGGTCGATCCCTTGTCCTCGCTGCTCTGCACCCGGACCGTGCCGCCCATGGCCTCGCACAGGCGGCGCACGATGGCGAGCCCCAGGCCGGAGCCGCCCTTGCGGCGCCGCGCCGGGCCGTCGGCCTGCACGAAGGGCTCGAAGATGCGCTCCTGCTCCGCGGCCGGGATGCCCGGGCCGGTGTCCTCGACCACGAGGCGCAGCACGAATTCCGCGTCCGGGCTCCCGTTTCCGGAGACATTGTCCGCAACGGCGCGCAGGACCACGCGGCCCTGCTCCGTGAACTTCACGGCATTGCCCAGGAGGTTGAAGAGTATCTGTCGGATGCGCGCGGCGTCGCCCCGCACCCGGGCGGGCAGGTCCGGCCCCAGGGCGTATTCGAACATGAGCCCGCTTTCTTCGGCCAGGTGGCCGAAGACGCCCGCCACCTCCTCCAGGAAGGGCGCGAGCTCGAACTCCGCCGCCTCGATGGGCATGCGGCCCGCCTCGATGCGCGAGAGGTCGAGGATGTCGTTGATCACCGTGGACAGCCCCCGGCCCGAGGCCGCGGCCATGCGCACGTATTCCTCCTGCTCCGCATCCAGGGCGGTGCTCTGCAGCAGCTGGAGCATGCCGAGCACCCCGGAGAGCGGCGTGCGGATCTCGTGGCTGACGTTGGCCAGGAACACGTCCTTGGCCGCGTTGGCCGACTCCGCCGCCTCCTTGGCGGTCACGAGCTCGGTCTCGCGCTGCTTCAGCTCCCGGAAGAGGAAGGAGAAGGGATCGGCCAGGGCGGTCTCGATGAGCGCCTTGTAGATCAGGAAGATGGCCAGGAGCATGACCAGATGGCCGCCCAGGATGGAGAGGCCGAAGACGCTGACGTAGAAGGTGAAGATGAGGCCCGCGGCCGCGCCCGCGAGCATGGCGGCCACGAGGTAGTTGACCACCCTGCGGCCGAAGACCCGGCGGCGGCGCGAGACCAGCCAGGCCGAAAGCAGCATGGCCGCGGAGAGGACGTACTCCGAGTCCTTCTTGAAGGGGGTGAGCCCGCCCGGCCCGTAGCAGACCGGGAAATGGCCGGAGAACACGCTCCACAGGAGCGCCGCGGCCAGGACCGTGGCCGCGCCGAAGCCCGCGAGGTCGCCTATCCTCATGCGCGAGGCCAGGGGCAGGGCCAGGAAGCCCACGGTCAGGAGGATGCGCGTGACGATCCAAAGCTGCGTGGGCAGGTCCGCCCCGCCGTGGCCGAGCACGGCGAGCCCCTTGTAGGCCATGGTGTGCAGGACCACGGCCAGCCCCGCGTAGAGCAGGCACGAGCCGAGCAGGAGCAGGCCGTTGCCGCTCGTGAAGCGCCGCGTGTTCCAGGCCAGCAGGAAGACGGCCAGGCAGACAGCGGCGCTGAAGAATTCGACCAGGGTGTGGAAGAGGAGGAAATCGACGCGACCGAGCGCGTTGAGCACGGCCAGGACGAGCAGCCCGCCGAGGATCAGCGCGGGCGGCATGGGCAACCCGCCCGCGATGCGCGCGGCCCTTGAGCCCTGCGAGGCGTCGTCCATGGCATCACCTTTCCGGAGGCGCCCCGCGGCCCCATGCCGCGCCCGCCCCGCCGGTTCGCGTGTCTCGGGAAGAAACGGATTTTGAACCTTGTCGCGCCCTAGATACGCGAAGAACGCCATTCAAACAAGCCGAACGGCGTTCAGGGCATGCCACCCTGCCCCCCCCGCGACATCTCCGCCGGTCCGGCCGCGGAGGCTGCTCTGCGGGCTACTGGAAGAGCTTCAGGTATTCGCCGTAGCCCTCCTTCTCCAGGTCCTCCTTGGGGATGAAGCGCAGCGCCGCGGAGTCCAGGCAGTAGCGCAGCCCCGTGGGCTTGGGCCCGTCCGGGAAGACGTGGCCCAGGTGGGAGTCCGCGTGCCTGCTGCGCACCTCGGTGCGCGTGGTGAACAGGGAGCGGTCCTCGCGCTCCACCACGTTGTCCGGCTCGAGCGGCGCCCAGAAGCTCGGCCAGCCCGTGCCGGACTCGTACTTGTGCGTGGAGTCGAAGAGCGGCTCGCCCGAGACGACGTCCACGTAGATGCCCTCGCGGTGGTTGTCCCAGTACTCGTTGCGGAAGGCGGGCTCGGTGCCCTCCTCCTGCGTGACCTTGTACTGCATGGGCGTCAGGCGCTTCCTCAGCTCCTCGTCGGAGGGCTTCGTGTAGCCGTCCCAGCTCTTCTCCGGGACCGAAGCCGAGGCCGCCGCGCCCGCGCCCGTCTTCATTTCCGTTCCCTTGGCCGCGCACTCTGAGGCGGGCAGGTTCGCGAAGGGATGCTCGCCCCAGTGGGAGCGGATGAACTCGTCGCGGCCCGAGTGCGACCGGTAGGAGTGGTAGC from Desulfovibrio sp. X2 encodes:
- a CDS encoding DUF3313 domain-containing protein; its protein translation is MKSFAWLIVCALLLASACSSRQKPQPPPSSVAGMEKVLDVKDGEAWRKPGATLADYDRFILDPAQCRIPGYDPATASVPPDQLRILAEYFSRVLREAIPSDYPLVTSPGPRTLRITPIITGVEPSNPVMNTITSVVPLGIVLSLAESAATGKASYVGSASVEIEFHDALSGELVGLYRGQKDGEKYDSSGFSETGVARKAFEEWAQLLRRRIFTARGKTG
- the cobM gene encoding precorrin-4 C(11)-methyltransferase, which codes for MSTGRVVFVGAGPGDPELVTLKGHRLIGEADLVLYAGSLVPRAVLAGARPGVQVLDSAPMTLEQTHALLRDCARGGGLAARVHTGDPSLYGAVAEQTELLDRDNIPWEVVPGVTAAFAAAAAAGTPLTLPGGSQSVIITRLAGRTPVPESESLRSLAAHQATMAVYLSAAEPEALQAELRAAGLPEDTAVHIAHKVGWPEQELIPSTLAAFPNAARSRHIGRQAVFLVLPRRTAERSRLYDPGFAHGYRDASD
- a CDS encoding precorrin-8X methylmutase; this translates as MTSEADTEHSALSAAELDPVFEPEAIERRSMEIIDSLVPEPRPFEGAQWAVARRMVHTTADFELLDHVRFHPHAVLAGLTAIRAGASIVTDTRMAAAGIPPRRLEPFGCRVLCLMNDPEVAHEAKRRGLTRAHVAVERAASLEGPVIWAVGNAPTALLRLLDLLDAGRVRPALIVGMPVGFVNAEQSKDLLMARTDIPWIAIEGRKGGSALAACTVNALAELALSPPSSVLAASAAAPARDEA
- a CDS encoding MASE3 domain-containing protein: MDDASQGSRAARIAGGLPMPPALILGGLLVLAVLNALGRVDFLLFHTLVEFFSAAVCLAVFLLAWNTRRFTSGNGLLLLGSCLLYAGLAVVLHTMAYKGLAVLGHGGADLPTQLWIVTRILLTVGFLALPLASRMRIGDLAGFGAATVLAAALLWSVFSGHFPVCYGPGGLTPFKKDSEYVLSAAMLLSAWLVSRRRRVFGRRVVNYLVAAMLAGAAAGLIFTFYVSVFGLSILGGHLVMLLAIFLIYKALIETALADPFSFLFRELKQRETELVTAKEAAESANAAKDVFLANVSHEIRTPLSGVLGMLQLLQSTALDAEQEEYVRMAAASGRGLSTVINDILDLSRIEAGRMPIEAAEFELAPFLEEVAGVFGHLAEESGLMFEYALGPDLPARVRGDAARIRQILFNLLGNAVKFTEQGRVVLRAVADNVSGNGSPDAEFVLRLVVEDTGPGIPAAEQERIFEPFVQADGPARRRKGGSGLGLAIVRRLCEAMGGTVRVQSSEDKGSTFTVTLPLAVASWAKAPAVPAPLAAQAAPGAPGRQLRILLADDDRVNTLVARRLLERDGHSVFAAEDGERALALLREHDVDLVLMDVQMPGRDGLEATRAIREGRAGRPDVPVIALTAHAMHGDRERFLAAGMDDYLTKPVEASALRRILSSFAGTETGAA
- the msrB gene encoding peptide-methionine (R)-S-oxide reductase MsrB encodes the protein MSVYGIAILLAAALLAVAGPADASEGSPAAPGGTRTAVFAGGCFWCSEADFEKLPGVISVESGYAGGSVLNPTYEEVGSGTTGHRECIRVTYDPAKISYAQLVEAFWRDVNPTDGGGQFPDRGSQYTTAIFYQTDEERQIAEESKRCLEESGRFSQPVVTPVVKLQAFYPAEKYHQDFYKKDPARYHSYRSHSGRDEFIRSHWGEHPFANLPASECAAKGTEMKTGAGAAASASVPEKSWDGYTKPSDEELRKRLTPMQYKVTQEEGTEPAFRNEYWDNHREGIYVDVVSGEPLFDSTHKYESGTGWPSFWAPLEPDNVVEREDRSLFTTRTEVRSRHADSHLGHVFPDGPKPTGLRYCLDSAALRFIPKEDLEKEGYGEYLKLFQ